Proteins from one Cryptomeria japonica chromosome 4, Sugi_1.0, whole genome shotgun sequence genomic window:
- the LOC131047738 gene encoding probable carboxylesterase 15, with amino-acid sequence MFDKAEPWLVEDNGGPIKLYSDGSVVRAPNPFESLFLTEHNNYGHVPYKDIVFDEETGLWARLYLSPETKNRLPIVMYFHGGGFCMLSAASTLYHRMCQMWAAKLGVIIVSVDYRLAPEHRLPAAYDDSIAALRWMEREGAAKDPWLVSQADFSKIFLAGDSAGGNIAHHVGVWAASKTVEMKIKIKGLILLYPFFGGEDRTPSETEKGSSMLTAEGLDSMWRLALPVGCHRDHPYSNPLAEGETLCSLDLPPVLCAIGGRDILRDKELEYCEALKKWGKRIEVHNFAEEDHGFTVMKMEGQSSLQVLGRIADFIK; translated from the coding sequence ATGTTCGATAAGGCTGAGCCTTGGCTTGTGGAAGATAATGGCGGTCCCATTAAGCTTTACAGTGATGGATCAGTCGTACGGGCACCAAACCCATTTGAATCACTCTTCCTTACTGAGCACAATAATTATGGGCACGTTCCATACAAAGATATTGTGTTTGATGAGGAAACTGGTTTGTGGGCGCGCCTCTATCTGTCACCTGAGACCAAAAACAGGTTACCCATAGTGATGTATTTTCACGGGGGGGGATTTTGCATGCTAAGCGCCGCAAGCACGCTGTATCACCGTATGTGCCAGATGTGGGCAGCCAAATTGGGCGTGATCATCGTGTCTGTGGATTACAGGTTGGCCCCTGAGCACCGCCTTCCCGCTGCCTACGACGATTCCATTGCAGCCCTGCGGTGGATGGAGAGAGAAGGCGCGGCCAAGGATCCATGGTTGGTCTCCCAAGCCGACTTTTCCAAGATATTTCTGGCGGGCGATAGTGCAGGAGGGAACATCGCACACCATGTGGGCGTCTGGGCGGCGAGTAAAACCgtggaaatgaaaatcaaaatcaagggtTTGATTTTGCTGTACCCGTTTTTCGGGGGGGAGGACCGAACTCCATCAGAAACAGAAAAGGGGTCCTCCATGTTAACTGCGGAGGGTTTGGACAGCATGTGGAGATTGGCGCTGCCCGTGGGATGTCACAGGGATCATCCTTATTCGAATCCTCTTGCAGAAGGGGAAACGCTGTGCAGTCTGGACCTTCCGCCAGTGCTGTGTGCTATTGGGGGGCGCGATATACTGAGAGATAAAGAGTTGGAATACTGTGAGGCTCTGAAGAAGTGGGGGAAACGAATTGAGGTGCATAATTTCGCTGAGGAAGACCACGGCTTCACTGTGATGAAAATGGAGGGCCAAAGTTCGCTCCAAGTCCTCGGCCGCATCGCTGATTTTATCAAATGA